The following proteins come from a genomic window of Pyxidicoccus sp. MSG2:
- a CDS encoding fatty acid desaturase family protein — protein MKVWKNSPLDAVMLVLSVVQTGMMLWLAASWEHASALQRVGGFALLVFMMTYNIIIISHLFTHTPWFESRWLNAAVSLLNSLNIGQSVQAYQLTHVRNHHRYNNDRQGQDGHSRDRSSTFEDGQGGEHDSVWHYAFGGALHTLLGTARNVLAVWRLWGVGRHEQALHELATKDPVRRARELRQVRLDRVAHVVGLGVFLAVSWQWTLVCYVPAFYLALALVNVQNYYEHYGAMPESRYTDSVSHYGRLYNLLTFNDGHHQEHHLRPQTHWSRMPVVRREHAAALDAVERVVSPVPAIVGFLYRGRPLLHRKATAAAPPPPPEESAESNLLVG, from the coding sequence ATGAAGGTCTGGAAGAACTCCCCGCTGGACGCGGTGATGCTCGTATTGAGCGTCGTGCAGACGGGGATGATGCTGTGGCTGGCCGCCAGCTGGGAGCACGCCTCCGCCCTTCAACGGGTGGGAGGCTTCGCGCTCCTGGTCTTCATGATGACGTACAACATCATCATCATCTCCCACCTCTTCACCCACACCCCGTGGTTCGAGTCGCGGTGGCTCAACGCGGCGGTGTCGCTGCTCAACTCGCTGAACATCGGCCAGTCCGTGCAGGCGTACCAGCTCACGCACGTGCGCAACCACCACCGGTACAACAACGACCGCCAGGGGCAGGACGGACACTCGCGGGACAGGTCCTCCACCTTCGAGGACGGGCAGGGCGGCGAGCACGACAGTGTCTGGCACTACGCCTTCGGCGGGGCGCTGCACACGCTGCTGGGCACGGCGCGCAACGTGCTGGCGGTGTGGCGGCTGTGGGGCGTGGGGCGGCATGAGCAGGCCCTGCACGAGCTGGCCACGAAGGACCCGGTGCGCCGGGCGCGCGAGCTGCGGCAGGTGCGGTTGGACCGGGTGGCCCACGTCGTGGGGCTGGGCGTCTTCCTTGCCGTCTCCTGGCAATGGACGCTGGTGTGCTACGTGCCGGCCTTCTACCTGGCGCTCGCGCTGGTGAACGTGCAGAACTACTACGAGCACTACGGCGCGATGCCCGAGAGCCGTTACACGGACTCGGTGAGCCACTACGGCCGGCTCTACAACCTGCTCACCTTCAACGACGGCCACCACCAGGAGCACCACCTGCGGCCGCAGACGCACTGGAGCCGCATGCCGGTGGTGCGCCGCGAGCACGCCGCCGCGCTGGACGCGGTGGAGCGCGTCGTGTCCCCGGTGCCGGCCATCGTCGGCTTCCTGTACCGGGGCCGGCCCCTGCTGCACCGCAAGGCCACCGCCGCCGCACCGCCGCCTCCGCCCGAGGAGTCCGCGGAGTCCAACCTGCTCGTGGGGTAA
- a CDS encoding phosphopantetheine-binding protein: MSTLIASSTPSLEQRLAGYWCELLGVDSVTPKDHFFEMGGNSLLATNLANLIEDELGVRPEMGELVGTLEEAVTACDALLKALHAPS, translated from the coding sequence TTGAGCACCCTCATCGCGTCCTCTACACCCTCCCTGGAACAGCGGCTCGCCGGTTACTGGTGCGAGCTGCTCGGCGTGGACTCGGTGACGCCGAAGGACCACTTCTTCGAGATGGGCGGTAATTCGCTGCTGGCGACGAACCTGGCCAACCTCATCGAGGATGAGCTGGGCGTGCGGCCGGAAATGGGCGAGCTGGTCGGCACCCTGGAAGAGGCCGTCACCGCCTGCGACGCCCTGCTCAAGGCGCTGCACGCTCCGAGCTGA
- a CDS encoding ornithine cyclodeaminase family protein encodes MKTLLVTQADLRKLVHMEGIDALMDTVIEALEHAFRTFDEERTEPRKRDGFTLRNERTGVLEWMPVMQRGETITIKVVGYNPNNPHRYGVPTIIATNSVYDCATGRLLELMDGVLPTALRTGAASALASKYLADPDSRVVGMVGCGAQAVTQLHALSRLFPIERVLAYDVDLGVLRTYLRRVGFLGLDVRPASLEELTAESDIICTVTSVGVGEGPVIPDVRFKPSVHLNAVGSDLPGKTELPLSLLERSLVCPDFLAQALVEGECQQLRPEQIGPGIIEVVQNPERYADWRKRSTVFDSTGFALEDQVVTRALTRRARELGLGAEVELESLSGDAMNPYDELLPTHGSQTGLRTARVD; translated from the coding sequence GTGAAGACACTGCTCGTCACCCAGGCCGACCTGCGCAAGCTCGTGCACATGGAGGGAATCGACGCGCTGATGGACACCGTCATCGAGGCGCTGGAGCACGCGTTCCGCACCTTCGACGAGGAGCGCACCGAGCCTCGCAAGCGGGACGGCTTCACGCTGCGCAACGAGCGCACCGGCGTGCTGGAGTGGATGCCGGTGATGCAGCGCGGGGAGACCATCACCATCAAGGTGGTGGGCTACAACCCGAACAACCCCCACCGGTACGGGGTGCCCACCATCATCGCCACCAACAGCGTGTACGACTGCGCCACGGGACGGCTGCTGGAGCTGATGGACGGGGTGCTGCCCACCGCGCTGCGCACGGGCGCGGCGTCGGCCCTCGCGAGCAAATACCTGGCGGACCCGGACAGCCGCGTGGTGGGCATGGTCGGCTGCGGTGCGCAGGCCGTCACCCAGTTGCATGCCCTCTCGCGCCTGTTCCCCATCGAGCGCGTGCTCGCGTACGACGTGGACCTGGGCGTGCTGCGCACGTACCTGCGGCGCGTGGGCTTCCTCGGGCTGGACGTGCGCCCGGCCTCGCTGGAGGAGCTGACGGCGGAGTCGGACATCATCTGCACCGTCACCTCCGTGGGCGTGGGCGAGGGCCCCGTCATTCCGGACGTTCGCTTCAAGCCGTCGGTGCACCTCAACGCGGTGGGCTCGGACCTGCCGGGCAAGACGGAGCTGCCGCTGTCGCTGCTGGAGCGCAGCCTCGTGTGCCCGGACTTCCTGGCCCAGGCGCTCGTCGAGGGTGAGTGCCAGCAACTGCGGCCGGAGCAGATTGGCCCCGGCATCATCGAGGTCGTCCAGAATCCGGAGCGCTACGCGGACTGGCGCAAGCGCTCCACCGTGTTCGACTCCACGGGCTTCGCGCTGGAGGACCAGGTGGTGACGCGAGCCCTTACGCGACGCGCGCGGGAGCTTGGGCTGGGCGCGGAGGTGGAGCTGGAGAGCCTGTCGGGGGACGCGATGAACCCGTACGACGAGCTGCTGCCCACGCACGGCTCCCAGACGGGGCTGCGCACGGCCCGCGTGGACTGA